Within the Phaseolus vulgaris cultivar G19833 chromosome 9, P. vulgaris v2.0, whole genome shotgun sequence genome, the region taagctatctatataaaatgttttgatataatttaaatttcaaattaataagcataattcatcaattctcatatgatttctcaaaccatcaagtgtctattacattcataaaattcatttttcataTGTCAGACTTTTAttgactcacaacacatagacacttgactctatttccggaagactcgtatattgaaattagcatccagagacctgcacctgtcatactactgctgtgaaacccacacagccatgcacataattatctcaatatctcatcatcttcatatgacagggtaaatccatttgatatgctctgatcagttctttcaaacctcagaatCAGCCAAATGGatctccttcgactctcaccaactgaataacttcatctatttgattccattatatcagtagagtcaggatcgtctcattcacaggacactcacaaatcaatacaccctaataacaatctcatatttcctttcctgaaaatactacgtcttgatcacactttaacctcattacatacatcatttaacatatcaatgcaccactcaatcacttcatatatatatactttctaaacaatccaaatatatctcaaactttacttaaaacacataattaattccaaatatatgctctttaaatcaatcatcatctgaAATCACACAACCACTTCTCATTCAAACATCTCACTTAAGTAATTCAACCAAAATATTCTTACTCTATAGAGATTCTGATCGGGTTACTCTATAGAGATTCTGATCGGGTAGACTTGTAGTCTTTGctgccaggagtctaatggcgtactctgatcgtcaaacagatgaacgaggaggtcagaatcttagagagaaaggagagaaaggaaaagggaaacttttagagagatggtggttattttaaaatgaaacctgaataactgaattttctatttatatgtcattttcattttaataataaaatattcaggtatcatttaaaatataccacttctactctaaggttattttctagatccttacaatATTCAACTCAAACTCAACAAATTCAGCTTCACCTTTTATCATGAGTGTTAATATATTAATAGCCATACTGCCTGATTACAATAAAAATCAAAGACAACTTATTACTGAAATAAAACCattttaatgattaaattatagtTATAAACTTGTATTGTATGTAGTACAGATACTATATACTGACACTTGATACGATACAGATACGGAAatacgtataatttttaaaatataagatacGAAAACACGTATAatctaaatattatataattataaattatagaaattgacaataaatatttatatgcaTTAAGTATgtttcaatgtttttttttacaaaaagatgtttttcataacTGGTTaaaaggatttgtttcttatttttatagtcataataaaaatttatacaataaattttagtttttagaaaattaatgtatttttttttttaaattgtgttaggCTCTATGCAAGAATTGTTAAAATTCCAACAAACTTTTTAAATTAGACACTTCACTCATATATGTCCTACGAGTGCCATACGAATATTGATGTTCGATACGTGTGTTTAATACGAACATGTCATTTAAGATAAATGTCCGATTTTAATATCTCTAATGTGGttgtcaaaataattttttttttttatcatattgaTAGTTGGCTAGGTTGAGATAGATTAGTCCATTTTTAacgtaatttttaaatattaacagttataaaaataacaagCCTTATACGTCCATTTTAGCTTTAACAAACCGtgtaaatgttataaaaaaatgtcaGAAGAAATTTGCCCATCTTATTAAATACATTATATGATATATACGGCTACGAACAGACGACGCAAATCCCAGAATTTATTCATGGAGCAGTTAGCACCGCTTTAGAATCTGCTTTACCAACAACTTTACGGCGCCAAATACGTCACCCTTTATtctcacaataaaaaaaatgtagtaACATAGTGAGACTTCTTAAATTGCTGTACACgtgtataataataaaataagatgaGAGTAATTATGTAATATTCTCGGATTTGAGGCCTGAAAACGATTCCTTATTGCTTCTGTCTTTAGTCGGTCACTGATCTAACATGTTACCAGACCTACATATGTTCACGTTTAAGGTTATGTTAAATAACTCTTAATCATGAATTAATCCCGCTGACTTGGTCAACACATGACTCGTCATTAAAGTCGATCGATCACGTGATCTTATAATTAGTTGAGTGATGAAATTCCTGAGTTGGTCGGTCGTCCTATTACATGTACGAAAACAATGTTCTGAACCTATAAATTTTTTAAGGCactgtatataaataaattttatattttatgaggatttataataattatatcattCTGGAAGAAAAGGAGACGTGTTGAATTGTGGCAAGTGAGGGCATAACAGGAAGCGGAGAGGAGAAGGAAACGATAGATAAGAAAAGTAAAAGGGGATTGTGGGAAACGCGTTTGTTTGGTTCCAAGGTCGGAGAGATTAAGAAAGAAGGTGGAGAACagaagaaagcaagaaacagaTTAAGGAGAAGAAGATCATCATGTGTTTAGTGTTTGTGTGCGGGGAGGAGGAGAAGGTGGTGTCGAGGCAGCCAGCACCGGGTGCATGTCCTTACTGCGGAGGGATCATCCTAGCTATGGATGTAGAGAGAGGATGGAATTTCTGTTTTCTGCCTTTATACTTCAAGACCAAACGCAGGTATTGCTGCTCCATCTGCAACAGATCACTCCTCCTGCACTAAGACATAAACATACCTACATACATACTATGTATTTGTAGggattttattttctactttctGTGTACATGTACAGGAGTTTTGTACTAGATAATATGCCATCCATTTTAACTACCAATGATGTTTGTCCTTTTCTAGTATTGCTTTTGTGCTTTTGTTCTTCACATTCAAAGATTTTAGTGAACCCAAACTCCAATTTGGTTTCCACCAAAAGTAATTGGTGGGAATAAACACTAAATGCAAGAAAGGGGGGGTAAACCTTTTAAGGGAAGAAGACAATCCCAGCCTCCTATGGTAAAGCAACAAAATAGGTAAtccttattttaatttgaatgttTTTTATACGCAAAAGTAATCCTCTATCTTTTTAAGCAAAAGTGATTGACTATAAATACTTAATTAGGGAGCTAAGTAACCTTTTGTCACACTGGTAAGACCTTGTAAAACCCAAAATATATGGATTTCACAGCtgcaaacaaaataaaataagagacTAACTTCATATTCATAAACAAGGCaccaaatttaataatttttacgCCACGCAATAATCCAACTACACATTTATATTATCGGACATGCCAATTTTGTAATGAAATTGCATACAGCTTTTCCAAATGATAACATAACGTACTAATTTGTTACAAAATAtggaaaaatatacaaattgaAATCCGAAACTAAGATAAGAGTGCAAAGGAATAATTTTGCCAAACTTTTTTGGTGAATTTAAGATTTCCTCTAACTTAACCTTTTTAAATAATCTTCATTTTATAATTATCCGTTTAACCCTGTTTCGGTGTCAGTTAAGTTAATGAATCAGGGACTTCAatgaacatttttaaaatattagaacacaaaaaaatatttgaaaggcgAGACATCAGTTCATGCAGTTACCTTTTTGGGAGATCACTTGAGCCAAAGAAAAAAGAAACTCCATACCCTCTCTTTAAATTATGCAAAAAAGTACAACCCCAATTAACTTGCCCCAAGTAATGTaaaacttcttttaatttttatgatgaGGTTCATTCAAAAATCAACACACAACACACCCCATCCAGAGCCAATAGTTAAAAGAAATCGAaaccaaataataaaaaaattcccGTATTACCAATCATACTTCAGTGCATTTTCTTCCAAATAAAAGCCATAGGGAAAATTGAAGAACCATCAAACATGAAATCACTTACAGAGTTTCAACTTCTTAAAATACGAAGATACGATTGACTTGGGGTATGGTTTTGTGGCAAGGCACGTAGGTATGTTTTCAGGTTGTTCAATCCAGAGTTTGTGAATGATCCCACCAGATGTAAGCTTCTCAGACAAGTTTTTAATCTGGGTTTCTCCTTTTACTTCGAGTGTAACCTACAATTGACGTTCAGTAGCAACTTAACACAGAAACCAGATGCTCagctatataaaaaaaataatcagatCTACATGACCAACAACAGAAACACCATATGCATTATAGATACATACTACCTCTAGTGCCATATATAAAACTTTTTAACTCACAATTTAGCTTATTTAATTAGTAGTAGTAAACTTATCAACAATTTGTATCGTTTTCCCAAAATTACCTTTAAAATTATGGGAATTTATCGTAATCTAATTAATCAATGCATATCCCCATAAGGATATTCatgcaaaaaaataacaataatgcAATAAACAGTTTGGATGGAATCTATGAAAATAACAACGACAAACTTCTCAAAAAAGTTCTTACAAAGGTAAACAGAGGATATAACTAAAGCTGATGTCTTAACATATAACAAAAGGTAAGCCACAACTGCTGTCCAGAAACATTAATGGCCAATGATGAAGAACAAAGTATGAAATCCTATATTGACAATTACCACACTTCAGCAATGTTAGCTGCGTATTTGTACTTTCAACTTTAATACATTATTATTACACCTCAAAACGAAATCTGTATTCCACCATGATATATTCAAAATCTCGATTCCCAAAACGGATGACAATCACGATATTGTACAATCCAGCAAAAAAATCATGCAAATCCAAAGGTTGATATTCTGGGGCGcacagaaaaaataaaacagagaCACTGAACTATTGTTCCAAAAAGGCAAGGCTGTTATTTGGCAAACCTCAGCAAATCATAGGTAAATTCAACCAAGAAGCGAACAAATTTCCATCCATCATGAAGAGCAATGCAACAATATACATCTTTTTCTCATAATACAGAAGCAGTTTGCAGTTGATTCATTGggattttttctaattttatcatACTAACAATGACTAGCTAAACAGAACAGGTAAAGAGAACACAGTATGTTAATCTCCAAAACAAAAGTTGTATTCATTTGggatttcaaaatattttaaaagactttatttttgtgaaaaaaaactTGTATTCAATGAAGATTTTTAAAGAATCAAAATAATCTCATGATATTCATTCAAAACTATCAAGAATTTTTCTTAGATAGCAACAACATTCGGtggtttattttaaaagacCAAGAAAGAATCACTTgacttttaaaataatgtagATTTCAATGAATTATTTTCTCGATTTGATTTTGTtgaattttatgttaattttatttgtgtAGAAATATAATTCCCATGAAACAATCTCACCCAAATATGCGAGACTTTTCTATTAACAATCATACTTTTCTCAATCTTAAAGATGACAGTAGTAAAATCCttattaaaagttttttttaaatctagataatttttttttttgctatagTTCTGGGTTATTACTTTCTAAATTCAATATATGGGCTATAGCAGTACCGGCTGGGCCTCTAGCACCAAATGTCATACTTGGAGGATTGATACTCATGATATTTCAGGATGCCTAGTAGGATGACAAATGAATCCGTCCTATAATAATGTCTAAACTCATCTTGATTTTGATGGAAAATCCTGTATTGACTAGGCACAGGAATGGATGGAGATAATATCCAATTTTGAAAATTGAATATAGGAACGAGGATGGGTATGTATATATCCGTTCCATCTCCATCCTTATACCTTCTtcttttaaattactaaaacatCTGAAATTTATTACGtaacttaaaaaatttattatattaacttttaTGTGGTCCTTAGTTTTGTAACTTGTTTTTAGATCATACATTTGAtcatttttactcttttatataattatttgacctttatttaattattattttatactctCATTTGTTATTTACACAATTATAATTTCTTTCTTgacattaaagaaaaaaaaaaagtatatactTTTGATATTCAATACTTGAtaatatcatgttttttttactgtgatttttattttttataaaaaattatttaattaatatttggaATAGTAAAAAAACGGGTACTAAGTGTTGGTACATATATACCGGTTCGTCGATGggatgagaaaaaaaatcatacccgTTAAATATGGAATGAATTTTTACTTCGGGATGGTGATGGAATACTCAAACCTACACCTGCCCTACCCCGTTGCTACCCCTAGTGCCTAGGTCCTAGGTACTTGTTGATCATGTTCCCATCATATGGGATAAACATCCCCAAGCACCATGTTCTGCTTGTTGTAGGGACATCATCAATTACGAAAGCATTTGAATGAAAGTCTAAATGCAACTTCAATAACATTAAGCTAAAATTTGTTAACCTTCTCTcgattaaaatttaattatttacagTGTAACTATTTCTAATATAACATAATTGATATTTTTACAGTTATGAACCTGTTTGAAAAATTATTGATGAGAAGTGGGATAATCAACCTTGAAGGCTTTCGCAAGCATTTGCTTATTACCTTAATCTTCCTTTCTTGCATTAGGAACCTCATTTTAGAAATGATGATCCTAAGGTGAAAAGATTGGTCAAGGATGATGTAGAaagcaaaaaaataataatgcaaCTTATTAACTTTCATTATGGTAAAAGACCTTTTTTATGGAAAATGTAAAGGGTTGTAGGAAAGTTATGCTTCCTAGAGGATAACAAGAGATGTTTGGGGTAAAACTTCAAAGTTGAAGAAGTTTGTTATTCGAGTTTTCAGCTTGATTTATAGTTCTTCTGGAAATGGTAATTCAAATGTATCAAGTTATTTGAgacttttaattttctttactTAGTTTACATAGTTATTAAAATTTCATCTTTAATCATAGGTTCATATAAAAAGAAGAAACTGATCGCATTTTGAAAAAATGAATGACTTGGTTTTTGTGATGTATAAGTTTAAGCTAAAAGATATACAAACTTAGAAAGTTTATTATTCTCCCATTTGATGGCATTAAGTCTAATGACGAATGGATAATTAAAAACAGAGATAATATTGAGGTTTAACAAGTTTAAGGAGAAGGTGATGGTGAAAAAGCTGACTTAACTGAATCAAGTTTAACTAATCTAACTCTAGATGTATTTGATTTTGGTAATACAGTTTTTTATGTCAATGTTAATGATGCACACTTTTCATTAAAGGAAGAGTCTAATGGTGATGAAGATGTTGATCTTGGAGATCATGTCTTCATAGGATTAGAGACAAAAACTTAAGAAGACATTTTTCAATTTGTAGTTATTTAAATGTTATCACCTCATCACCTGAACTTGTGTTTTTCTTAGTTGTATGGACTTATTTATTTGTTGTGTGAACTTTTATATAGTAGTCATGCGGTAGTAAAGTTAgtaattttagaattatttttattgtctacttttttattaattatggtgTTGGAATATTGGATTGGTAtgatagttattttttttatatgacatAGACTCTACTAGTGGATCCACAATTTGAGTCTACGAAGCTCCGATGAATCTACGGGGAGAGACTCTCGAGACTGTTAATCTCGATAATATTCTTAcaaaatcttttaagatcaacatattttttttttatctaccaTAACGTAAAAGGTTCTGTTAGTACATTCAAAAAAGGTTCACATGTATTTTTCCTCTTATAACTATGTTGGGATAAATTTCTCCcttagaagaaaataagaagcaaaaataaaataagattttccTTAATCATATTCAGATGCTTCTCTACACTGCACACCCTTCAAAATCTTAATTTACAAAGAGAGAATGAAATTATTTGATAAAGCCAATGTGAAACAAGCACCGATAGTCTACTCCACAAGTGCGAAGATGAATCTTCATCTATCTTATATATGAAAAACCTCAGGTTAAGTCAAGCATTTAGTAGGCTAATAGAAATCTAGAACATTTGTTCCTGGCCAAAAGCACCATCCAATCCAAACCACACTACAGATCACCAATAATCATCCTTTTATTTTAACTTACAAAGAAGCTGAAATTAAGCGGGGGCATTCATTGACATAGTTTCTAGAAAACCTTAGAACCACAAATTAAACGTTTCTAACAGTCAGAGTCAACACCATTTCACCTGTTCCTATATAAGTTCAAGAAAGGTTCCTTCCAACACCTCAAATTCCAGCAATGTAAAGATTTAGCCAATGCCAACATCAACCATATCTCTAGCTTTATCAAAAGGTAAAATCCCTCATTACAAGTTTGAAGTTCCATGTTTTGTTTTTTCACTACTCTAGTTGGTTTCATGTAATAACCCACAGCCATTACAATAGATTAGGATTTTATGCACTTCTAGGAACAACTAGGAACATTTTTTGCATAAAACGCAAACTTTAGGAACCATACAAAGCAATGCTTGCCcaattcaaaaattcaacaacaaaaagtccaaaaataaacagattcacAGACTAGAAAGCCCAAATTGACAACACAATATGAACAATGTGATCCAGAGTTTCACTTCCACTTATCAGAATATAAGACGAACAAAAAATAACGGAGAAAGAGAAGCCTTACCTTGTGCATAGAATCAATTTTGTCGGGGCAGCAATAATCGACGGTTTGAGCATCGTCTTTGTTGGACCAAACGGCCGAAACAGAAGCATGGCAACCTTGAGTAACCACGCTCCCTAGCGGCCACGTGTCGATCAGGTCTCGCCGGAGCACCACGTATTGTACCACAACATCCGCGTTTTCCGGCTGCTGCGGCGCGTCGTTCGCTGTGACAGCAGCGTTGAGATCGGTTGCGGCGGGTTGACTCATTGAGTTTGAGCTGAGTGGACTCGCCCGGGTTAAGATAGAAGGCGCGCGAAAATGGGTAAGCGTAACCCTAACGCTGGTAGTTGAGAAAGCGAGGTTGGAAGCGGAGGGAGTGAAGAGGCGTAATGGAATGGTGCAGGCCATTCCTAAACTCACACGTAACACATGGTTAGACCAAAAAAAACCTGCTATACCATATCTTACTTctcagaaataaaaaaataaaaaattaagctgtaataaattttttaaactgTTATAATATATGGCAAATTTTTCCTATATCCAACCTTTTTTAACCTTCACTCTACTCAAAAATATCCTTCATTTTTAAATCTGAAATTGGAATAATACATTATTGTGTACTGAAAGTAAAAAATTGGAAtagaattcaaaaatcaaaattttattcaagAAAAACAATTCCACAAACAAAATATTCGTTCAAAGAAAAtgtgaaaacatttttttttaaaaaggatccagaatatatttttatttatatttccaTTTTATTTAAAGACATTTTTATAGTTTCACACTAAAATCGGATGCAATAATATGGTGAAGAATGTAAGACTACTCTtcctgcacctccgtatcttCTTGTGTTACTTACCCCATAtcaaatgtaaaaataatttttttatctttttttgtcACCCcatacataatccagaatatgTTTTTAGATCCGGAAGTTCTTTAGATTTATGAAATTTtgaagtctttttttttttatttgaaataagcctatggattatataatccaaaaattaatcacgcatttgaaaaaaatacttccaaattacataatccgaaagctaatcTCAATTCAGAAAAGactttcgaattatgtaatctagaagtTAATCAAGCATCTGGAAAAAAAGGTTTCTAGATTGcataatccgaaagctaatATCATGTATAGAAAAAACTTCCAAATTATGTA harbors:
- the LOC137821467 gene encoding uncharacterized protein, whose product is MCLVFVCGEEEKVVSRQPAPGACPYCGGIILAMDVERGWNFCFLPLYFKTKRRYCCSICNRSLLLH
- the LOC137821466 gene encoding uncharacterized protein; the protein is MACTIPLRLFTPSASNLAFSTTSVRVTLTHFRAPSILTRASPLSSNSMSQPAATDLNAAVTANDAPQQPENADVVVQYVVLRRDLIDTWPLGSVVTQGCHASVSAVWSNKDDAQTVDYCCPDKIDSMHKVTLEVKGETQIKNLSEKLTSGGIIHKLWIEQPENIPTCLATKPYPKSIVSSYFKKLKLCK